Proteins encoded by one window of Desulfovibrio ferrophilus:
- a CDS encoding CoB--CoM heterodisulfide reductase iron-sulfur subunit A family protein, with protein sequence MANRIGVYVCHCGTNIAGKVDSEGVAEFAQSLPGVIISRDYKFMCSDPGQDMIIDDIRDYGVNRVVVASCSPRLHEKTFQKACARAGLNPYFFQMTCIREHCSWVTEDPVEATLKAKHLVAAAVARVNWHQELHSREVPVTPDVMVVGGGIAGIQAALDVARSGHRVHLVERAPSIGGHMAQFDKTFPTLDCAACISTPKMVAVAQDPNINLMTWSEVTNVEGFVGNYKVTVNKKPRYVDADLCTGCGLCLEKCPTKVDSVFEEGMAKRRAIYRNSPQSVPGTPVIDADHCRVLNGKKCGVCQKFCPSGAIDFDQTEQSLDLEVGSIILATGYDAMDPTPLTQYGFGRYPEVYTALQFERLNNAVGPTGGKIVMKNGQAPKSVGILHCIGSRDVNHHEYCSRVCCMYALKYDHLLKDKVGHDTQVYNFYIDLRCFGKGYEEFLTRVQKEGVTFIRGRPSEIRQRDDGKLLIIAEDTLSAQLLEVPVDMAILCTAMETRHDTPEVARIFGVSQGRDGFFLEEHPKLGPVSTATDGIFLGGSCQGPKDIPDAVAHASGAAAQSLAMAARGTVEVSPTTSYIDPDICIGCKACIGLCAYSAIEFDNRRGVSVVNEAMCKGCGSCAGHCPSGAAQIKHFTERQVFSELEGLLDEVPAVQEPTEAPAAQS encoded by the coding sequence ATGGCCAACCGAATCGGTGTCTATGTCTGTCACTGCGGAACCAACATCGCGGGCAAGGTGGACAGTGAAGGCGTGGCCGAATTCGCCCAGAGTCTGCCGGGTGTAATCATCTCCCGCGACTACAAGTTCATGTGCTCGGACCCTGGGCAGGACATGATCATCGATGACATCCGCGACTATGGCGTGAACCGGGTTGTGGTGGCATCATGTTCGCCCCGGCTGCATGAGAAGACCTTCCAGAAGGCCTGTGCCCGCGCTGGGCTGAATCCCTATTTTTTCCAGATGACCTGCATCCGGGAGCACTGCTCCTGGGTCACCGAGGATCCCGTGGAAGCCACCTTGAAGGCCAAGCATCTTGTGGCCGCAGCCGTGGCTCGAGTGAACTGGCATCAGGAACTGCATTCACGCGAAGTGCCCGTGACCCCGGACGTGATGGTGGTCGGTGGCGGCATCGCGGGCATCCAGGCCGCCCTGGACGTGGCTCGCTCGGGTCACCGGGTGCACCTGGTGGAACGTGCACCGTCCATTGGCGGGCACATGGCCCAGTTCGACAAGACATTCCCCACCCTGGACTGTGCAGCCTGTATCTCCACACCGAAGATGGTGGCCGTGGCTCAGGACCCAAACATCAACCTCATGACCTGGTCCGAAGTCACCAATGTCGAAGGCTTTGTGGGCAACTACAAGGTCACGGTCAACAAGAAGCCCCGTTATGTGGATGCGGACCTCTGCACCGGCTGTGGTCTGTGCCTGGAAAAATGTCCCACAAAGGTGGACTCAGTTTTTGAGGAAGGCATGGCCAAGCGTCGTGCCATCTATCGCAATTCCCCCCAGAGCGTACCCGGGACTCCGGTCATCGACGCCGACCACTGCCGCGTCCTGAACGGCAAGAAGTGCGGTGTCTGCCAAAAGTTCTGTCCATCCGGCGCCATTGATTTCGATCAGACCGAACAGAGCCTGGACCTGGAAGTAGGGAGCATCATCCTGGCCACGGGCTACGACGCCATGGACCCCACCCCGCTGACCCAATACGGATTCGGGCGCTACCCCGAGGTTTACACCGCCCTGCAGTTCGAACGTCTGAACAATGCCGTGGGCCCCACGGGTGGCAAGATCGTCATGAAAAACGGTCAGGCCCCGAAGAGCGTAGGCATCCTGCATTGCATCGGCAGCCGCGACGTCAACCATCATGAATACTGTTCACGGGTCTGCTGCATGTATGCCCTCAAGTACGACCATCTGCTCAAGGACAAGGTGGGGCACGACACCCAAGTCTACAATTTCTACATCGACCTCAGATGTTTTGGAAAGGGCTACGAGGAATTTCTGACCCGCGTGCAGAAGGAAGGCGTGACCTTTATCCGGGGCCGTCCCTCGGAGATCCGCCAACGCGACGACGGCAAGCTCTTGATCATTGCCGAAGACACCCTTTCTGCCCAGTTGTTGGAAGTTCCCGTGGACATGGCCATCCTTTGCACCGCCATGGAGACCCGCCACGACACCCCTGAAGTGGCCCGCATCTTCGGCGTGTCCCAAGGCCGCGACGGCTTCTTCCTGGAAGAGCATCCCAAGCTAGGGCCGGTCTCCACGGCCACGGATGGCATCTTCCTGGGGGGCAGTTGTCAGGGGCCCAAGGACATTCCTGACGCGGTCGCCCATGCCTCGGGTGCGGCGGCCCAGTCTCTGGCCATGGCCGCGCGCGGCACCGTGGAGGTCTCACCCACCACGTCCTACATCGACCCGGACATCTGCATCGGCTGCAAGGCCTGTATCGGGCTGTGCGCCTACTCGGCCATCGAATTCGACAACCGCCGGGGAGTCTCCGTGGTCAACGAGGCCATGTGCAAGGGCTGCGGCAGTTGTGCCGGGCATTGCCCCAGCGGGGCGGCCCAGATCAAACATTTTACCGAACGCCAGGTCTTCTCGGAACTGGAAGGTCTGCTGGACGAGGTTCCCGCTGTACAGGAGCCAACAGAAGCGCCCGCCGCACAGTCGTGA
- a CDS encoding hydrogenase iron-sulfur subunit — protein sequence MGSFEPTIVAFVCNWCTYTAADLAGTSRMVQPPNLKLIRMMCTGMVDPKYVIKALLAGADAVLISGCHPGDCHYINGNYKARRRVKLLKELLTQFGIDERRVKLTWIGASEGNEFAETVNDLVAEVRALGPGEARQSAIL from the coding sequence ATGGGATCCTTTGAACCAACCATCGTGGCCTTTGTCTGCAACTGGTGCACCTACACCGCGGCGGACCTGGCGGGAACCTCCCGCATGGTCCAGCCGCCCAACCTGAAGCTGATCCGCATGATGTGCACCGGCATGGTGGACCCCAAGTACGTAATCAAGGCCCTGCTCGCCGGAGCCGATGCCGTACTCATCAGCGGCTGCCATCCGGGTGACTGCCACTACATCAACGGCAACTACAAGGCCCGGCGGCGGGTGAAGCTCCTGAAGGAGTTGCTGACCCAGTTCGGCATCGACGAACGCCGGGTCAAGCTGACCTGGATCGGAGCCAGCGAGGGTAACGAATTCGCCGAAACCGTCAATGATCTGGTGGCGGAAGTCCGGGCTCTGGGGCCTGGCGAAGCCAGGCAGTCAGCCATTCTCTGA
- a CDS encoding Coenzyme F420 hydrogenase/dehydrogenase, beta subunit C-terminal domain has product MATTARIEVGPDGPLRAIQGLLVQLLEQNEATAVLTPRHMPLKGTVMPALISDPAEMDQADPLSPAFPLNAAKMVSRLTKGSGGKPVAAVLRPCEIRAFIELVKLNQGSMDNVLLVGVDCMGALTNIDNQQYSTQGEPKAMSELFMRQALEGQTEMSGFTVAKACQACEHPVPEGADLILGLFGSDPGKEIQLIANTARGEGILTRMNYSDAPINGARDKAISQAIAKREAFRDAMFEVTRAATDTLSGLAEHLSSCINCYNCRAACPVCYCKECVFLTDVFDYKPDQYIGWAEKHGSLKMPTDTVFFHLTRLAHMSTSCVGCGQCSNACPNNVPVMELFRTVSHKTQQAFGYMPGMNPDEAPPMTVFREDEFAEVTGGSH; this is encoded by the coding sequence ATGGCAACCACAGCACGAATCGAAGTCGGACCCGACGGCCCCCTGCGCGCTATCCAGGGCCTGCTCGTCCAGCTTCTGGAACAGAACGAGGCAACGGCGGTGCTCACGCCCCGTCACATGCCCCTCAAGGGAACAGTCATGCCCGCCCTGATCAGCGACCCCGCCGAAATGGACCAGGCCGACCCCTTGTCCCCGGCCTTTCCGCTGAACGCAGCCAAAATGGTCTCGCGCCTGACCAAGGGCTCCGGCGGCAAACCTGTTGCCGCCGTACTCAGACCCTGCGAAATCAGGGCTTTCATCGAACTGGTCAAGCTCAACCAGGGCAGCATGGACAACGTCCTGCTCGTGGGGGTCGACTGCATGGGCGCGCTGACCAATATCGACAATCAGCAATACTCCACCCAGGGCGAACCCAAGGCCATGAGCGAGCTGTTCATGCGCCAGGCCCTGGAGGGCCAGACCGAGATGAGCGGGTTCACCGTGGCCAAGGCCTGCCAGGCCTGCGAACACCCCGTGCCCGAAGGCGCGGACCTAATCCTGGGCCTGTTCGGATCGGACCCGGGCAAGGAAATCCAACTTATCGCGAACACCGCTCGCGGGGAGGGCATCCTGACCCGCATGAACTACTCCGACGCGCCGATCAACGGTGCGCGCGACAAGGCCATCAGCCAGGCCATCGCCAAGCGCGAGGCCTTCCGCGACGCCATGTTCGAAGTCACACGCGCAGCCACGGACACCCTGTCCGGACTGGCCGAACACCTGTCGTCCTGCATCAATTGCTACAACTGCCGGGCGGCCTGCCCTGTCTGTTACTGCAAGGAATGCGTCTTCCTGACCGATGTCTTCGACTACAAGCCCGATCAGTACATCGGCTGGGCCGAGAAGCACGGCTCCCTGAAGATGCCCACGGACACGGTCTTCTTCCATCTGACACGGCTGGCGCACATGAGCACCTCGTGCGTGGGTTGTGGGCAATGCTCCAATGCCTGCCCCAACAACGTGCCAGTAATGGAGTTGTTCCGCACCGTATCCCACAAGACGCAACAGGCCTTTGGCTATATGCCGGGCATGAACCCGGACGAAGCTCCGCCCATGACCGTGTTCCGCGAGGATGAATTCGCAGAAGTCACAGGTGGATCGCACTAA